The following proteins are co-located in the uncultured Draconibacterium sp. genome:
- a CDS encoding PQQ-binding-like beta-propeller repeat protein, which produces MNTTDKLKLSQNIAVIAGIFCLAVAMLLLLNFWQVSKTDPIESKALEALVQRLKQEPNNDELKVEIRNFDLLARKAYFNSQWQVKTGAYLLLFGAIILAFALRVYYSVKSKIEEPDAKLENEIASRILAQKGIIIVGATVLILAVLASFATVNHLNYYNTETQSAEAVSSPETEGIEVIEVGEISKTEVAETSTVKNTETEKSDSDENVAEETEITEEKNTHAQKEPAAKTAVATGITLADLQKNHNSLRGPLGQGVIAHKNIPTTWNGSAGTNVLWKSPIPKHGYNSPVIWGDKIFIAGADNTTREVYCYNRNDGKLLWTGVADNVPGSPASPPRVTEDTGLAAPTLTVDNKGVYAIFATGDVIAFDLNGKRLWARNLGVPDNHYGHSSSLITWANKVLVQYDTNRGGKILALNTSNGETVWETVRDSKISWASPILAEIDGKYQVVLTADPIVAGYDVETGKELWQVECMMGEVGPSAAFSDGVVFAANEYARLVAIDPKNASIIWENDEYMPEAASPLAHSGLLIIATSYGVLVCYDAKTGEQFWEDDLGSTLYASPVVADGKLFMMDNDGVMRIYEFSKELKKISENELGETAGTTPAFSDGRIYIRGENNLYCIGK; this is translated from the coding sequence ATGAATACAACTGATAAACTGAAACTTTCACAAAACATAGCTGTAATAGCCGGTATTTTTTGCCTTGCGGTGGCCATGTTGTTGCTTCTTAACTTTTGGCAGGTTTCCAAAACCGACCCCATCGAAAGCAAGGCGCTTGAGGCATTGGTTCAGCGCCTCAAACAGGAACCCAATAACGATGAATTAAAAGTAGAAATCCGCAATTTTGATTTGCTGGCCCGCAAAGCGTATTTCAACAGCCAGTGGCAGGTTAAAACCGGCGCATATTTGTTGTTGTTTGGAGCCATTATTCTGGCATTTGCATTACGAGTTTATTATTCTGTAAAAAGTAAAATTGAAGAACCTGATGCCAAACTTGAAAATGAAATTGCAAGTCGGATTCTTGCTCAGAAAGGAATTATAATTGTGGGAGCAACGGTGTTGATATTGGCTGTATTGGCTTCATTTGCCACAGTAAATCACTTAAATTATTACAATACTGAAACACAATCTGCCGAAGCCGTATCATCTCCCGAAACCGAAGGAATAGAAGTGATTGAAGTTGGCGAAATTTCAAAAACCGAAGTTGCTGAAACAAGCACGGTAAAAAATACCGAAACCGAAAAATCAGATTCGGATGAAAATGTTGCTGAAGAGACGGAAATAACAGAAGAAAAGAATACGCATGCACAAAAAGAACCGGCGGCTAAAACAGCAGTTGCAACCGGAATAACTTTGGCCGACTTGCAGAAAAATCACAATTCATTGCGCGGGCCACTTGGACAAGGCGTAATTGCTCATAAAAATATTCCTACAACATGGAACGGATCTGCAGGAACAAACGTACTCTGGAAATCGCCCATTCCAAAACATGGCTATAATTCGCCGGTTATTTGGGGCGATAAAATATTTATTGCCGGCGCCGACAATACCACACGCGAAGTATATTGTTACAACCGCAACGATGGGAAATTACTTTGGACCGGTGTAGCTGATAATGTTCCGGGATCGCCGGCAAGTCCGCCGCGGGTAACGGAAGATACCGGCCTCGCGGCACCTACATTAACCGTTGATAATAAAGGAGTTTATGCCATTTTTGCCACTGGCGATGTGATCGCTTTTGATTTGAATGGCAAACGTTTGTGGGCTCGAAATTTAGGTGTGCCCGACAATCATTACGGTCATTCGTCTTCCTTAATTACCTGGGCAAACAAAGTTTTGGTTCAGTACGATACAAATAGGGGCGGCAAAATATTGGCATTGAATACTTCAAACGGAGAAACGGTTTGGGAAACGGTACGCGACTCTAAAATCTCGTGGGCGAGTCCTATATTAGCTGAGATTGATGGTAAGTATCAGGTTGTTTTAACAGCCGATCCAATTGTTGCCGGTTACGATGTTGAAACCGGAAAGGAACTTTGGCAAGTGGAATGTATGATGGGTGAAGTTGGCCCTTCGGCTGCTTTTAGCGATGGTGTTGTTTTTGCCGCCAACGAATATGCGCGATTGGTTGCCATCGATCCAAAAAATGCTTCAATAATTTGGGAGAACGACGAATACATGCCGGAAGCTGCAAGTCCGCTGGCACACAGTGGATTATTGATTATTGCAACAAGTTATGGTGTTCTGGTTTGCTACGATGCAAAAACAGGCGAACAATTCTGGGAAGACGATTTGGGATCAACCTTATATGCATCGCCCGTAGTTGCGGACGGTAAATTGTTTATGATGGACAACGACGGAGTAATGCGTATTTACGAGTTCTCAAAAGAGTTGAAAAAGATCAGCGAAA
- a CDS encoding 4Fe-4S binding protein encodes MKKLKFVFFTLVFLLLTVSTFAQKQRFPKPEFDTGYTQPSPVTPEPRALAMEYFDVLVLLFVLSLATYFALKSRSRQGILWLSIFTLIYFGFYRNGCICSIGSIQNVTLSFFDSGYAISLTALLFFLLPLLFTLFFGRTFCAGACPLGAIQDLVVIKPISLPKWLNKTLGLIPYVYLALAVLFAATGTDFIICRYDPFVGIFRMDAKFHMIVLGVAFLLMGMFVARPYCRFLCPYGVLLSWMSRFSKWHLTITPNKCIQCKLCTHSCPFDAIDFPTNEKEVIKSGLGPKRFITYALVIPLWVALGVFAGAKSHTFLSKANPDVYLAELMISQPELKNDPDNIDIQTFLASGKSMETLVAEAEVIRHKFYIGSMIAGGFLGLVIGMTLLNTVVFRKRQDYEPHKGDCFSCARCVDYCPVEK; translated from the coding sequence TTGAAAAAACTAAAATTTGTCTTTTTTACGCTGGTGTTTTTGCTGCTTACAGTTTCCACTTTTGCGCAAAAACAACGATTTCCAAAACCTGAATTCGATACAGGATATACTCAACCATCGCCGGTAACTCCCGAGCCCAGAGCTTTGGCAATGGAGTATTTCGATGTGTTAGTGTTGCTTTTTGTGCTTTCGCTGGCTACTTATTTTGCACTAAAATCGCGCTCCCGGCAAGGTATTTTATGGCTATCCATATTCACTTTAATTTATTTTGGTTTTTACCGCAACGGATGCATTTGCAGCATTGGATCTATTCAAAACGTTACGCTTTCTTTTTTTGATTCCGGCTACGCGATTTCGCTCACGGCCTTGCTGTTTTTTCTGTTACCGCTATTGTTCACCTTGTTTTTTGGAAGAACATTTTGTGCAGGAGCTTGTCCACTCGGAGCCATTCAGGACCTGGTGGTTATAAAACCGATTAGTTTGCCCAAATGGCTGAATAAAACCCTGGGGTTAATTCCATACGTCTACCTGGCTTTGGCTGTGCTTTTTGCGGCCACCGGAACCGATTTTATCATTTGTCGTTACGATCCCTTTGTAGGTATTTTCCGAATGGATGCCAAGTTTCATATGATTGTGCTTGGTGTTGCATTCCTCTTAATGGGAATGTTTGTGGCGCGTCCGTATTGCCGGTTTTTGTGTCCGTACGGAGTGTTGCTTAGCTGGATGTCGCGTTTCTCGAAATGGCATTTAACCATTACGCCAAACAAGTGTATCCAGTGTAAATTGTGCACTCATTCCTGTCCGTTTGATGCCATCGATTTTCCAACAAACGAAAAAGAGGTAATCAAGTCTGGATTGGGGCCGAAACGCTTTATTACCTACGCATTGGTAATTCCGTTGTGGGTGGCATTGGGTGTATTTGCAGGAGCAAAATCACATACCTTTTTATCAAAAGCAAATCCCGATGTTTATTTGGCGGAGTTGATGATTTCGCAGCCCGAATTAAAAAACGATCCCGATAACATTGACATTCAAACCTTTCTGGCTTCCGGCAAATCTATGGAAACATTGGTTGCCGAAGCAGAAGTTATTCGTCATAAATTCTACATTGGCAGCATGATTGCCGGGGGATTTCTGGGCTTGGTAATTGGAATGACTCTACTAAATACAGTGGTTTTCAGAAAGCGTCAGGACTACGAACCACACAAAGGCGATTGTTTTAGTTGCGCACGTTGTGTTGATTATTGCCCGGTGGAAAAATGA
- a CDS encoding 4Fe-4S binding protein translates to MEKKSKSQSRRNFIQNGVRASLLLSLGTVSVAALTKVSGQDYVWQIDPFKCTQCGRCATDCVMAPSAVKCLHAFDLCGYCDLCGGYLKPDANKQSTAAENQLCPTAAIERRFIEEPYFEYHIDEELCIGCGKCVAGCTSFGNGSMHLQIIHDRCLNCNICSIAQVCPSDAISRVPASEAYKVKGDFTNNFKA, encoded by the coding sequence ATGGAAAAGAAAAGTAAATCACAAAGCAGGCGAAACTTTATTCAAAACGGAGTAAGGGCATCGTTACTTTTATCGTTGGGTACGGTTAGTGTTGCGGCTTTAACAAAGGTTAGCGGGCAAGATTATGTTTGGCAAATCGATCCATTTAAATGTACACAGTGCGGACGTTGTGCAACTGATTGTGTTATGGCACCTTCCGCGGTAAAATGTTTACATGCATTCGATTTGTGTGGTTATTGCGATTTGTGTGGAGGCTATTTAAAACCAGATGCAAATAAACAAAGTACCGCAGCCGAAAACCAACTTTGTCCTACCGCGGCCATCGAACGCCGGTTTATTGAGGAGCCTTATTTTGAATATCATATTGATGAGGAATTGTGCATTGGTTGCGGAAAATGTGTTGCCGGATGTACTTCGTTTGGAAACGGTTCCATGCACCTTCAAATCATTCATGACCGCTGTCTTAATTGTAATATTTGTTCAATCGCGCAGGTTTGCCCGTCAGACGCCATTAGTCGTGTGCCGGCAAGTGAAGCTTATAAAGTAAAAGGCGATTTTACCAACAACTTCAAAGCCTGA
- a CDS encoding PQQ-binding-like beta-propeller repeat protein, with the protein MTKRTINIILISLGILGFIVVFWWLNNDPTKDFTINLEGADNRGKGVAPQDVNIGEHFQEFASDYRELSETWTNFRGADHDNISKSPVKLIEKFGADGPKIMWSMTLGEGHSGAAIWKGLAYVLDYNEEERADILRCISLVDGKELWTRGYDVAVKRNHGMSRTIPAITEKYIVTIGPKCHVMCLDRETGDFRWGLDIVKEYQNEIPFWYTGQCPLIDNDVAVLATGGSALMIGVDCETGEKLWETPNPNAYKMSHSSIMPYEFGGRKMYVYSSIGALTGVAADGPETGQILWETSDWNHSVVAPSPVCMPDGKIFMTAGYGAGSMMLQLTENNGTFSIATLDEYKPKDGLACEQQTPVYWNGHLFGIVPKDGGSNRNQFVCVDPADTKKIIWASDKESRFGLGPYFIADNKFFILNDDGTLTILRPSTKEYIQLEQVKIIEDGHDAWAPFAIADGYLILRDSKTMVCIDLNS; encoded by the coding sequence ATGACAAAACGAACCATAAATATCATTCTAATCAGCCTGGGAATATTGGGATTTATAGTTGTATTCTGGTGGTTGAACAACGACCCGACCAAAGATTTTACCATTAACCTGGAAGGTGCAGATAATCGTGGGAAAGGAGTTGCTCCGCAGGATGTAAACATTGGTGAACATTTTCAGGAATTTGCCTCTGACTACCGGGAACTTTCCGAAACCTGGACCAATTTCAGGGGAGCTGATCACGACAATATTTCAAAATCGCCGGTAAAACTGATCGAAAAGTTCGGCGCCGATGGCCCCAAAATAATGTGGTCGATGACCTTGGGTGAAGGACATTCAGGAGCTGCAATTTGGAAGGGATTGGCGTATGTTTTGGATTACAACGAAGAGGAACGTGCCGATATATTGCGCTGTATTTCGCTTGTTGATGGGAAAGAATTGTGGACCCGTGGTTACGATGTAGCTGTTAAACGAAATCATGGAATGTCGAGAACCATTCCGGCAATTACTGAAAAATACATTGTTACCATTGGCCCCAAATGCCATGTGATGTGTCTCGACCGCGAAACCGGAGATTTCCGCTGGGGGCTGGATATTGTGAAGGAATATCAAAACGAAATTCCTTTTTGGTACACAGGTCAGTGCCCTTTAATTGATAACGACGTGGCTGTTTTAGCTACCGGAGGAAGTGCTTTGATGATTGGTGTGGATTGCGAAACTGGCGAGAAATTATGGGAAACTCCGAATCCGAACGCATATAAAATGTCGCACTCATCGATTATGCCTTACGAATTTGGTGGTCGTAAAATGTATGTGTACAGCAGCATTGGTGCATTAACCGGAGTAGCTGCCGATGGTCCCGAAACCGGTCAGATATTGTGGGAAACTTCGGACTGGAACCATTCTGTTGTTGCTCCGTCGCCGGTGTGTATGCCCGATGGAAAAATATTTATGACTGCCGGCTACGGAGCAGGGAGTATGATGTTGCAACTGACTGAAAATAACGGTACGTTTAGTATAGCAACATTAGATGAATACAAACCAAAAGACGGACTGGCCTGTGAGCAACAAACACCGGTGTACTGGAATGGTCATCTTTTTGGAATTGTTCCAAAAGATGGTGGTTCAAACCGAAATCAATTTGTTTGTGTCGATCCGGCCGATACAAAAAAAATTATCTGGGCGAGTGATAAAGAATCGCGTTTTGGGCTGGGGCCGTATTTTATTGCCGACAACAAATTTTTCATTTTAAACGACGATGGAACTTTGACCATTTTACGTCCAAGTACAAAAGAATACATTCAACTGGAACAAGTTAAAATAATAGAAGACGGTCATGATGCATGGGCACCTTTTGCCATTGCCGATGGCTACCTCATACTACGCGACTCAAAAACAATGGTCTGTATAGATTTGAACAGTTGA
- a CDS encoding PQQ-binding-like beta-propeller repeat protein — protein MKSGFAILFLLFTIRLFSQEVVEWRGVNRSGLYNETGLLKEWPESGPELFKKIEGVGKGFSQAIVVGQTIFITGIKQDTTDILSAFNFNGELLWETPYGRSWTRSYIDSRSTPTYSNGKLYVSSGTGQLSCVDAKSGNTLWKIDAVKNYSGEIHKHGDAEAPLVAGNLVFYVTGGEINTMVAFNKDTGNQVWKTKSLGGTKSYASPTLINHQGQEIVLVQTADNLIGVNPLNGEILWSYNLFQYHTHENGKGAQTNAPLYHNGEIFVTSGYEHPALLFSLSDDGKSIKLKWENNILDTHHGGVVFVEGNIYGSTWENNSRGKWASVNWETGETKWEQDWENKGAIITADDMLYLYEEKRGNVALAEPSTDSLKIISNFKVDAGAGPHWAHPAIYDGKLFVRHGDVLMIYNIKE, from the coding sequence ATGAAAAGTGGTTTCGCCATATTGTTTCTTCTTTTCACCATCCGGTTATTTAGCCAGGAAGTTGTGGAGTGGAGAGGAGTCAACCGTTCAGGATTATACAACGAAACGGGCTTGTTAAAAGAATGGCCGGAATCGGGTCCTGAGCTATTTAAAAAAATTGAAGGTGTTGGAAAAGGTTTTTCGCAAGCCATTGTTGTTGGTCAAACGATTTTTATTACAGGAATAAAACAAGATACAACCGATATTTTGTCAGCTTTTAATTTTAATGGTGAATTGTTGTGGGAGACTCCTTACGGGCGCTCGTGGACACGATCGTACATCGATAGCCGGAGTACACCTACGTATAGCAATGGTAAATTATACGTTTCGAGCGGTACCGGTCAGCTAAGTTGTGTGGATGCAAAAAGCGGAAATACACTCTGGAAAATTGACGCGGTAAAAAATTATTCAGGAGAAATACATAAACATGGCGATGCCGAGGCTCCGCTGGTTGCGGGTAATTTAGTTTTTTATGTAACCGGTGGAGAAATCAATACCATGGTGGCTTTTAATAAAGATACCGGCAATCAGGTTTGGAAGACCAAAAGTTTGGGTGGAACAAAATCATATGCTTCACCCACTTTGATCAATCATCAGGGGCAGGAAATCGTTTTGGTTCAAACCGCCGACAATCTTATCGGAGTAAATCCCTTAAATGGAGAAATATTGTGGAGTTATAACCTGTTCCAGTACCATACACACGAAAACGGGAAGGGGGCACAAACCAATGCGCCCTTATATCATAATGGCGAAATTTTTGTAACAAGCGGTTACGAACATCCGGCCCTGTTGTTTTCATTGTCAGATGACGGAAAATCGATTAAATTAAAATGGGAAAATAATATACTCGATACACACCATGGTGGTGTTGTTTTCGTTGAAGGAAATATTTACGGTTCAACCTGGGAAAATAATTCCCGGGGGAAATGGGCAAGTGTAAACTGGGAAACCGGTGAAACGAAATGGGAACAGGATTGGGAGAACAAAGGGGCGATAATTACGGCTGATGACATGCTTTATTTGTATGAAGAGAAACGTGGAAACGTTGCTTTGGCAGAACCGTCAACCGATAGTCTTAAAATAATAAGTAACTTTAAAGTTGATGCAGGTGCCGGGCCGCATTGGGCGCATCCTGCCATTTATGATGGCAAATTATTTGTCCGGCATGGCGATGTGTTAATGATTTATAATATTAAAGAATAG
- a CDS encoding PQQ-binding-like beta-propeller repeat protein, protein MKKSKLTILLILFSLALTAQVTQWRGPNRDGHFPETNLLKAWPENGPELLLEVEKIGKGYSSPILYDGVIYTTGMIDTLDYLTSINSDGTFNWQVTYGRSWNKSFPDTRSTPVIEGDRIYVQSGTGRVACIDRNSGKENWAVEVDKDFEGEYHIWGNSETPLIVDDLVICTPGGQETSVVALNKMTGETVWETKSLGGPRAYASATVYNYKNLRYILAVIGTDLLAVIPETGEIAWHYKYWSPEKWDQNGLIWTNTPVFKDNQIFLTMGYDYQAVMLEMDSLGTGVTEKFIDHTFDNHHHGVILHDGYLYGSNWRDNKRGKWICMNWNTGEIMYVADWDTKGSMVMADGLFYAYNEKGNVGIIKPDPDGFDVVSQFKVTKGAGPHWAHLYISDGKLLLRHGDVLMVYNIKAN, encoded by the coding sequence ATGAAAAAATCTAAATTAACTATTCTATTGATCTTGTTTAGCCTGGCATTAACGGCTCAGGTAACACAGTGGCGGGGTCCAAATCGCGATGGACACTTCCCCGAAACCAACCTCTTAAAAGCCTGGCCCGAAAACGGACCTGAACTTTTATTGGAGGTGGAAAAAATAGGGAAGGGGTATTCTTCTCCAATTTTGTACGACGGAGTAATTTATACTACAGGAATGATCGACACACTGGATTATCTTACTTCAATAAATTCAGACGGTACTTTTAACTGGCAGGTAACATACGGTCGTTCGTGGAACAAATCTTTTCCCGATACACGAAGCACACCGGTAATTGAAGGCGACAGGATTTATGTACAAAGCGGAACCGGTCGCGTGGCTTGCATCGATCGAAATTCGGGCAAGGAGAACTGGGCCGTCGAAGTTGACAAAGATTTTGAAGGAGAGTACCATATTTGGGGGAATTCTGAAACTCCGCTAATTGTCGACGATTTGGTAATTTGTACACCAGGAGGACAAGAAACTAGTGTAGTTGCTCTAAATAAAATGACAGGCGAAACGGTATGGGAAACAAAATCGCTGGGAGGACCCCGTGCCTACGCTTCAGCAACTGTTTACAACTACAAAAATTTACGATATATTTTAGCGGTAATTGGAACTGATTTGCTTGCTGTAATTCCTGAGACAGGTGAGATTGCATGGCACTATAAATACTGGAGTCCCGAAAAGTGGGATCAAAATGGATTAATTTGGACAAACACTCCTGTGTTTAAAGACAATCAGATTTTTCTTACCATGGGATATGATTATCAGGCGGTGATGCTTGAGATGGATAGTTTAGGAACCGGGGTTACTGAAAAATTTATTGATCATACTTTTGATAATCATCATCATGGAGTTATTCTGCACGATGGTTATTTGTATGGTTCAAACTGGCGCGATAATAAACGCGGCAAGTGGATTTGTATGAATTGGAATACCGGTGAAATTATGTATGTGGCTGATTGGGATACAAAAGGTTCAATGGTAATGGCTGACGGACTTTTTTATGCTTACAACGAAAAAGGAAATGTGGGAATTATAAAACCTGATCCTGATGGATTTGACGTAGTTAGCCAGTTTAAAGTAACAAAAGGAGCAGGTCCGCATTGGGCGCATCTTTATATTTCTGATGGGAAACTGCTTTTACGCCATGGCGATGTTTTAATGGTGTACAATATAAAAGCGAATTAA
- a CDS encoding LytTR family DNA-binding domain-containing protein encodes MNKTKCLIVDDEPLATEVLKSHIQKVSSLQVVGTCFDAVEAFDFLKNNDVDLMFLDIQMPEMKGTDLVRTLQNPPAVVFTTAYREYAIESYELNILDYLLKPISFERFLQTIDKYNQQNITISEVSLHKNNGDEEYIYLREKNIIHKVPVSEVIFVESFGDYIKLHTNDREINSRATISSIQKTLPEKLFIRIHRSYLVAKNRITSFSPVMVTLAGKEFPIGTRYRKTTFEKLNYNSF; translated from the coding sequence ATGAATAAAACAAAATGTTTAATAGTAGACGATGAACCTTTGGCCACAGAAGTGCTAAAATCGCACATTCAAAAGGTTAGTTCACTGCAGGTGGTGGGCACCTGTTTTGATGCTGTTGAAGCATTTGACTTTTTGAAAAATAATGATGTGGATTTAATGTTTCTGGATATTCAAATGCCAGAAATGAAGGGGACCGATTTGGTGAGAACCCTGCAGAATCCTCCGGCAGTGGTTTTTACAACCGCGTATCGCGAATATGCAATCGAAAGCTACGAATTAAACATTCTCGACTATTTGTTAAAACCCATTTCGTTTGAGCGCTTTTTGCAAACCATTGATAAATATAATCAGCAAAATATAACAATTAGCGAAGTGTCGCTCCATAAAAATAATGGAGATGAGGAGTACATTTACCTCCGCGAAAAAAATATAATTCACAAGGTGCCTGTTTCCGAAGTAATTTTTGTTGAGAGTTTTGGCGATTACATAAAGCTTCACACCAACGATCGCGAAATTAACAGCCGGGCAACCATTTCTTCCATACAAAAAACGCTACCCGAAAAATTATTTATTCGTATTCATCGCTCTTATTTGGTGGCGAAAAACCGAATAACCAGTTTTAGCCCGGTTATGGTAACTCTTGCCGGAAAAGAATTTCCAATAGGTACACGTTACCGGAAAACTACTTTCGAAAAATTGAATTATAATTCGTTTTAG